In Limanda limanda chromosome 23, fLimLim1.1, whole genome shotgun sequence, a genomic segment contains:
- the chst10 gene encoding carbohydrate sulfotransferase 10: MRHHWLLLGACGWVLLILMFVSKFISDRAVDDYGERLAGQSWTLPGAKLNQPIPDSSQEKTASQPSDQPSEAPTLTDWQAVTDKRNELLSSMCKNSSLRNLTHVSISKFVLDRIFVCDKQKILFCQTPKVGNTQWKKVLIVLNGGFSDVNEIPENLVHDHEKNGLPRLSSLKPQEITHRLNTYFKFFIVRDPFERLISAFKDKFVKNPRFEPWYKHDIAPAIIRKYRKSHRDSSLSASGLHFDDFVRYLGDVEGRRRLDRQFGEHIIHWVTYAELCAPCEIHYSVVGHHETLEQDAPHILKAAGIDKLVTYPSIPPGITRYNQSKVEHYFSTIGKRDIRRLFARYQGDFHLFGYPSPDFLLD; the protein is encoded by the exons ATGCGGCACCACTGGCTGCTCCTCGGGGCCTGCGGCTGGGTGCTGCTCATCCTCATGTTCGTCAGCAAGTTCATCAGCGACAGAGCCGTGGACG ATTATGGAGAGAGGCTGGCTGGTCAGAGTTGGACTCTACCAGGCGCCAAGCTGAATCAACCCATACCAGATTCCAGCCAAGAAAAAACAGCCTCCCAACCTTCAGATCAG cctTCTGAAGCACCCACACTGACAGATTGGCAGGCAGTCACCGATAAGCGGAATGAGCTGCTCTCGTCCATGTGTAAGAACAGCAGCCTCAGGAATTTGACTCATGTCTCCATCAGCAAGTTCGTCCTCGATCGCATCTTTGTCTGCGACAAACAGAAGATCTTGTTCTGCCAGACGCCCAAAGTGGGAAACACGCAGTGGAAGAAGGTCCTCATTGTGCTCAATG GAGGATTCTCTGATGTGAATGAGATCCCAGAAAACCTCGTTCACGACCACGAGAAGAACGGCCTCCCCCGCCTGTCATCACTCAAACCACAGGAAATCACTCACAG ATTAAACACCTACTTTAAGTTCTTCATTGTGAGGGATCCCTTCGAGCGGCTCATCTCTGCCTTCAAGGACAAGTTTGTGAAGAACCCTCGCTTTGAGCCTTGGTATAAACATGACATCGCTCCCGCCATCATCCGCAAATACCGCAAGAGCCACCGCGACAGCAGCCTCTCCGCGTCGGGCCTGCACTTTGACGACTTTGTCCGTTACCTGGGCGACGTGGAGGGCCGCCGCCGCTTGGACCGGCAGTTTGGCGAGCACATAATTCACTGGGTGACTTACGCGGAGCTGTGTGCGCCGTGCGAAATACACTACAGCGTGGTCGGCCACCACGAGACATTGGAGCAGGACGCCCCCCACATCCTCAAGGCGGCCGGCATTGACAAGCTGGTGACCTACCCGTCCATCCCTCCTGGCATCACCCGCTACAACCAGTCCAAGGTGGAGCACTACTTCTCCACCATCGGCAAGCGAGACATCCGCCGTCTCTTCGCACGCTACCAGGGGGACTTCCACCTGTTTGGTTATCCGAGCCCAGACTTTCTACTGGACTAA
- the rpl31 gene encoding 60S ribosomal protein L31: protein MAPTKKGEKKKGRSAINEVVTREYTINVHKRIHGVGFKKRAPRAIKEIRKFAVKEMGTPDVRIDTRLNKAVWSKGVRNVPYRLRVRLSRKRNEDEDSPNKLYTLVTYVPVTTCKGLQTVNVDEN, encoded by the exons ATGGCCCCAACtaagaaaggagagaagaagaaggggcgATCAGCCATCAACGAGGTGGTGACCCGCGAGTACACCATCAACGTGCACAAGCGCATCCATGGAGT GGGTTTCAAGAAGAGGGCCCCCCGTGCCATCAAGGAGATCCGCAAGTTCGCGGTGAAGGAGATGGGAACTCCCGATGTGCGCATCGACACTCGTCTCAACAAGGCAGTGTGGAgcaaaggtgtcag GAATGTGCCATACAGGCTACGCGTACGTCTGTCCAGGAAGCGTAATGAGGACGAGGACTCTCCCAACAAACTTTACACCCTGGTCACGTACGTTCCTGTCACCACGTGCAAAG GTCTGCAGACAGTCAATGTTGATGAAAACTAA
- the zc3h13 gene encoding zinc finger CCCH domain-containing protein 13 has protein sequence MSKIRRKVTVENSKTISDSSSTTTSSSSNPAAPSRRPSVFERLGPSTGSNAADSHCRNWLKTGNCSYGNTCRYTHGTQPRAKGFSFSRSTERPTGDLRERMKNKRQDADSENLKRDADEPASPTARQRDSSRGRHREKEDIKITKERTPASEEEPTEWETNREDSDIGDYDYELSLEMKRQKIQRELMKLEQENLEKREEIVIKKEETTTKTRTTALPKVSPEPLSSKDSPSPRKSAGSPKHKSGTKGPGSGKKEKKASISSPVSESTRSTKGSHSKKKGPRTPSPPPPVPLDLPVVGKKHKCKHKNKEKSEEKPKEGKDRGRDTEKHKEKKEKRRDRSDSSHKAKRSVTSEEPSPTRCPSPTVRKKSTSPKASSHKTSVLVSPPRRSPSLPRHQRTPTPPRHRSPSSHSGSSAQRHSPSPRRRRSSSPTYHRSSAAAGSSPQSSRRSRSPPASHDASSPRRRSDRSSPGRQHSRGRERSRGDRERSPPAQERRHEHRDDSRSKREKDSVRDDRDYDSEQVSSRDDRETREARERRDTRDRGRETVRDHRDSRDVKDSKESRTDTRSSRESLERRDRERERERDRDKDRDREKERERERTDTYRKEEPAQDDRSYGRGHGREDGGRAEGRTENRTDRAERNGRGRGRTNETSDKGSNRNSRGSQLESTHDNWESRSSVARERSVERSTDRSATERSSERGSDRDRYDGDRREPARDSSYDRRGGHGERDRRDNRERDQRAASPNRHQGRSEEPEREDRRDDRRTDRVEERRDDRTRDREREREREREREKEKEKDREREREREREKEREKEREAAERERAREREREREREREREREERERERERKEREREREQRERERERERQREWEERERERGREDRRERRDDTREERPVRDTRDDRKTSRKRPRPESSPSPRTSPKRAARDLSPADSDGYNSGEDKSERPIGRGQAKLHPQPLLPSPVCPPPTDSGDKHRLLSQVVRPQEPLLRSPPRPAPTDDKPSHWKEEERRGAADKREARSRHEDAEPRGDRTRGGDRRADHLPDAPDSRVRGRDQRESTPPPAPPPPPPPVLATSSENTPGTQPHEEGKKKTKSLRKGLKKGRKDEEISTGTILAPVGDRSNIEPPAAAPADAPPALQSTRKVPKKKALERKRKRSRGPESDVSEEDAAAHQPHNKKKRGPRTPPPSMRPDNRAPVVIAEPAPVPKMDNFSDWSDEEVTAPPAPAEPLRRSAGPRLGRDRERCIPPAIAPLLPQDPPMLLQTLTPQPLMSQPLLRKPPPEQTRSSSLGSNQSRTSSRRLRSPSNESANREDPQGPRSRRGRQPGANSRDRERERERERPVVNEPPVAERKSRIDQLRRGEPSRSTSSDRQDSHSHSSRRSSPDSERQTRSRSRAGSYDSREREREREPFERERDRKDLRPPPPQQPLQQPPLLLQPPLQQPRDWEPEPRDWPSRGREPLLMRPGREPLLRERDIRDRERLLPEGLIQQHERERERERERERDSRGERGGGGDRERMMMMDLPPHGDLRPVGRGDMRGDIRGGDMRGDIRGGDMRGDMMRPERNEYEPLLPREAFSSSEPEKASNSHHLMGEPRERELEKTESIDGDHDGKEDDGQSVPSVGEEYEPISDDELDEILADSQKKEDQQDDEKMTGPLDVIDVDWSSLMPKHKQEPRAAGAALLRFTPGAVLLRTGISKRLAGPKLLEQVKEVCRSEMVDPKEADKLFEHELGALNMAALNRRVERAGLLTNLGPCCKALCARRDFAIRRQLLKNDKGLTKQYPTTPVVDNELLQMSMRLFRRTVAAQASAAERPDSRSAPAAEVSAAGSGGSSSKLSTAQPEVCVS, from the exons ATGTCCAAGATCAGGCGGAAAGTAACAGTGGAGAATTCAAAGACCAtatctgacagcagcagcaccacgaccagcagcagcagcaaccccGCCGCCCCGTCCCGCCGGCCCAGCGTGTTCGAAAGGCTCGGTCCCAGCACTGGGAGTAATGCTGCAGAT AGTCACTGCAGAAATTGGTTGAAGACCGGAAATTGCAGTTACGGCAACACTTGTCGCTACACACATGGAACTCAACCACGGGCCAAAGGATTTAGCTTCAGCCG GTCAACCGAGCGGCCCACAGGTGATCTGCGGGAGAGGATGAAGAATAAGAGACAGGATGCTGACTCAGAAAACCTGAAGCGTGACGCAGACGAGCCCGCATCCCCGACAGCAAGA cagagagactCCTCTAGAGGCCGacacagggagaaggaggaCATAAAGATCACAAAGGAACGCACTCCAGCCAGTGAAGAAGAGCCCACAGAGTGGGAAACCAATCGAGAAG ACTCAGATATCGGTGACTACGACTACGAGTTATCCCTAGAAATGAAGCGCCAGAAGATTCAACGTGAGTTGATGAAACTGGAGCAGGAGAACCtggaaaagagggaggagatTGTCATCAAGAAAGAAGAGACCACCACCAAAACCAGAACCACCGCCTTGCCGAAG GTCTCCCCAGAGCCGTTGAGCTCCAAAGATTCACCGTCACCAAGGAAGTCTGCTGGCTCCCCGAAACACAAAAGTGGAACCAAAGGGCCAGGCTCtgggaagaaagagaagaaggcgTCCATATCCTCGCCTGTTTCAGAATCTACCag GTCTACAAAAGGGAGCCATAGTAAAAAGAAAGGACCTCGTACCCCCAGTCCTCCTCCACCAGTCCCTCTGGACCTCCCTGTGGTTGGGAAGAAACACAAATGCAAGCACAAAAACAAGGAGAAGTCTGAGGAAAAGCCGAAGGAAGGGAAAGATCGGGGACGAGatacagagaaacacaaggagaagaaggagaaacgCAG AGACCGATCAGACAGTTCCCACAAAGCCAAGCGGTCGGTGACATCAGAGGAGCCTTCTCCCACCAGATGTCCTTCGCCCACAGTGCGGAAGAAATCCACCTCTCCTAAAGCTTCGTCCCATAAAACCTCAGTGCTGGTCTCGCCTCCTCGCAG GTCTCCCTCTCTTCCACGCCACCAGCGGACCCCGACTCCTCCCCGCCACCGCTCCCCTTCGTCCCACTCCGGCTCCTCCGCCCAGCGCCACTCGCCGTCGCCTCGCCGGCGtcgctcctcctctcccacctaCCACCGGAGCAGTGCTGCAGCAGGCTCCTCCCCACAGAGCTCCAGGCGCTCCAGGTCGCCGCCGGCCTCCCACGACGCCTCGTCGCCCCGACGCCGCTCTGACAGATCAAGCCCTGGCCGGCAGCACTCCCGGGGCCGCGAGAGGAGTCGTGGTGACCGGGAGAGGAGTCCGCCCGCCCAGGAGCGCAGGCATGAGCACAGAGATG ACAGCCGCAGCAAGCGAGAGAAAGACAGTGTCCGTGACGACCGGGACTATGACTCGGAGCAGGTCTCATCGCGTGACGACAGGGAGACCAGGGAGGCTCGTGAGCGACGGGACACTCGCGATAGAGGACGGGAAACCGTCCGCGACCATCGAGACAGCAGGGACGTGAAGGACTCCAAAGAGAGCAGGACAGACACCCGGTCCAGTCGAGAGTCCCTGGAGCGGCGGGATCGCGAGCGGGAACGAGAGAGGGACCGGGATAAGGACAGAGATCGAGAgaaggagcgagagagggagaggactgATACTTACAGGAAAGAGGAACCCGCTCAGGACGACAGGAGTTATGGGAGAGGACATGGCCgtgaagatggagggagagccGAAGGGAGGACTGAGAACAGGACAGACAGAGCTGAGAGGAACGGAAGAGGGAGAGGGCGTACAAATGAAACATCTGATAAAG GCTCaaacagaaactccagaggTTCCCAACTGGAAAGTACCCACGACAACTGGGAGTCCCGAAGCAGCGTGGCGCGTGAGAGGAGTGTGGAGAGGAGCACAGATCGCAGCGCCACCGAGAGAAGCTCGGAGAGGGGCTCAGACCGAGATCGCTATGATGGTGACAGAAGGGAGCCGGCCCGGGACTCCTCCTATGACAGGAGAGGAGGGCACGGAGAGCGGGATCGCAGAGACAACCGGGAGAGAG ATCAAAGAGCAGCTTCTCCAAACAGACACCAGGGGCGATCGGAGGAGCCTGAGAGGGAGGATAGGAGAGACGATCGCAGGACAGATAGAGTGGAGGAGAGACGAGACGACCGGACCCGCgatcgagagagagagcgggaaaGGGAACGGGAgcgggagaaggagaaagagaaggacagagagcgagagagggaaagggagagggaaaaggagcgcgagaaggagagggaggccGCCGAGAGGGAGCGGGCCAGGGAGAGGGAGCGCGAGCGGGAACGAGAGAGGGAGCGTGAGcgcgaggagagggagagagagagagagcggaagGAGCGAGAGCGGGAGAGGGAGCAGcgggagagggagcgagagcgagagaggcagCGCgaatgggaggagagggaaagagagaggggaagggaggaTAGgcgggagaggagagatgacacCAGGGAGGAGCGGCCTGTTCGAGACACCCGGGACGATCGCAAGACGAG TCGTAAGAGGCCCAGGCCGGAGAGCAGCCCGAGCCCCCGGACCAGCCCCAAGCGAGCCGCCAGGGACCTCAGTCCGGCAGACAGCGACGGCTACAACAGTGGAGAAGACAAAAGTGAACGCCCGATTGGCCGAGGGCAGGCCAAGCTCCACCCACAGCCCCTCCTCCCCAGCCCAGTGTGTCCGCCTCCAACTGACA GTGGCGACAAGCATCGTCTGCTGAGCCAGGTGGTGCGACCCCAGGAGCCCCTGCTGCGTTCTCCACCGAGGCCGGCTCCTACTGATGACAAGCCCAGTcactggaaggaggaggagcgcCGAGGAGCCGCGGACAAACGGGAGGCACGCAGTCGACACGAAGACGCAGAGCCTCGTGGGGACCGCACCAGAGGAGGCGACAGGCGGGCAGACCACCTTCCGGACGCGCCAGACTCCCGTGTCAGAGGCAGAGACCAGCGAGAATCCACgccacctcctgctccacctcctcctcctcctccagtcctcgccaccagcagtgaaaacacacctggaacccagccccatGAGGAAGgcaagaagaagacaaagtCACTGAGGAAAGGGCTGAAGAAGGGTCGCAAAGATGAAGAGATAAGCACTGGCACCATTTTAGCTCCAGTAGGGGACCGTTCAAACATCGAgcccccagctgctgctcctgcagatGCTCCTCCAGCCTTGCAATCAACCCGGAAAGTTCCCAAGAAGAAGGCGCttgaaagaaagaggaaacgcTCGCGAGGACCAGAGTCCGATGTGTCTGAGGAGGATGCTGCAGCGCATCAGCCACAtaacaagaagaagaggggtCCCCGGACCCCACCACCCTCAATGAGGCCTGATAACCGTGCTCCTGTAGTCATCGCAGAGCCGGCTCCAGTACCAAAAATGGACAACTTCAGTGACTGGTCCGATGAGGAGGTCACAGCTCCCCCGGCTCCTGCTGAGCCTCTTAGGAGAAGTGCTGGTCCTCGGCTGGGCAGGGACAGGGAGAGGTGTATCCCCCCTGCCATTGCCCCCCTACTCCCCCAGGATCCGCCAATGCTTCTCCAGACTTTGACTCCACAGCCTCTCATGTCCCAGCCCCTGCTCCGCAAGCCTCCTCCAGAGCAGACGCGCAGCAGCAGCTTGGGAAGCAACCAGAGCCGCACATCATCTCGACGCCTGAGATCCCCCTCTAACGAGTCCGCAAACCGCGAGGACCCCCAGGGTCCACGATCCCGCCGGGGAAGGCAGCCGGGCGCCAACTCCCGCGACCgagaacgagagagggagagagagaggccggtTGTCAATGAGCCTCCTGTGGCTGAGAGGAAATCTCGAATTGACCAgttgaggagaggagagccCAGCCGCAGCACCTCATCAG ACCGGCAGGATTCTCACAGCCACAGCTCCAGACGCAGCTCTCCTGACTCCGAGAGACAGACCAGATCCAGGTCCCGCGCCGGCTCCTACGACAgcagagagcgggagagagaacGGGAGCCGTTCGAGCGGGAACGAGACCGTAAGGAcctccggcctcctcctccccaacAGCCGCTGCAGCAGCCGCCACTGCTTCTCCAACCGCCCCTCCAACAACCACGAGACTGGGAGCCAGAACCAAGGGACTGGCCCAGCAGGGGACGAGAGCCCCTGCTCATGCGTCCCGGCCGTGAGCCTCTCCTGAGGGAGCGGGACATCAGGGACAGGGAACGCTTGCTCCCTGAAGGACTCATCCAGCAGCATGAGAGGGAAAGGGAGCGGgaaagagagcgggagagagacaGTAGAGGCGAgaggggcggcggcggcgatcgagagaggatgatgatgatggaccTGCCGCCCCACGGGGACCTCAGGCCTGTAGGACGAGGGGACATGAGAGGAGACATTCGAGGAGGAGACATGAGAGGAGACATTCGAGGAGGAGACATGAGAGGAGACATGATGCGGCCGGAGAGGAACGAATATGAGCCTCTGCTGCCGAGAGAAGCCTTTAGCTCATCTGAGCCCGAGAAAGCCAGCAACAGTCACCATCTCATGGGAGAGCCACGGGAACGGGAGCTGGAGAAGACGGAGAGCATTGACG GAGACCACGACGGTAAAGAAGACGATGGCCAATCAGTGCCATCTGTTGGCGAGGAGTATGAGCCAATCAGTGATGACGAGCTGGATGAAATTCTGGCTGATAGTCAGAAGAAAGAGGATCAGCAGGACGATGAAAAAATGACAG GTCCTCTGGATGTGATCGATGTGGACTGGTCCAGCCTGATGCCCAAACACAAGCAGGAGCCCCGGGCAGCAGGGGCAGCTCTGCTCCGGTTCACCCCAGGGGCCGTGCTCCTTAGGACGGGCATCTCCAAGCGCCTCGCCGGGCCCAAGCTCCTGGAGCAGGTCAAAGAGGTGTGCAGGTCTGAGATGGTCGACCCTAAAG AGGCCGACAAGCTGTTTGAGCACGAGCTTGGGGCCTTGAACATGGCGGCCCTGAACAGGCGCGTGGAGCGGGCGGGTCTACTGACCAACCTCGGGCCCTGCTGCAAGGCCCTGTGTGCCCGCAGAGACTTCGCCATCCGTCGGCAGCTGCTAAAAAACGACAAG GGCCTAACCAAGCAGTACCCCACGACGCCCGTAGTAGACAACGAGCTGCTGCAGATGAGCATGCGTCTCTTCAGAAGGACCGTGGCTGCCCAGGCTTCGGCCGCGGAGAGGCCCGACAGCCGGTCGGCGCCGGCGGCCGAGGTCTCTGCAGCCGGTAgtggtggtagtagtagtaagCTCAGCACAGCTCAgcctgaggtgtgtgtgtcctga
- the cpb2 gene encoding carboxypeptidase B2 has product MKPLVLLFIVLTADKVYCTETGDQVLSITPTTQEQADIVRNVSTQYETTLWQPVSPEYIKEETTVHLFVPANSSEAVRGLLHTHAITHEVLLANTNELIEMQTKNDSSDPRSSSTYYERYHSLEDIYYWIDRITQDNPSSVKAILIGSSTEKRPLYALKLTLNNKPNKKAMWIDCGIHAREWIAPAFCLWFVQYSLSYYNTNQDITRILDNMDVYVLPVMNPDGYEFTWTTNRMWRKNRSVSRNSNCIGVDLNRNFDANWCTQGASPDPCSEIYCGAYPESEPESEAVANFLRNHKDSVQFYLSIHSYSQMLLFPYSCTLEEAENHRDLLEMAREAAQKIQRHYRNIYKYGAGAKTIYLAPGGSDDWAYNLGIKYSFTFELQDRGSYGFLLPPSQIARACNEALIAVKTIALKVIEKTQDPTGSPRAA; this is encoded by the exons ATGAAGCCCCTTGTGCTTCTGTTTATAGTTTTGACTGCGGATAAAGTTTACTGCACAGAAACAGG AGATCAAGTTCTGTCAATCACCCCCACAACACAGGAGCAAGCGGACATCGTTAGGAACGTGTCCACCCAATATGAG ACAACTTTATGGCAGCCGGTTTCACCTGAGTACATCAAGGAAGAGACGACAGTCCACCTGTTTGTCCCTGCAAACAGCTCAGAGGCCGTCAGGggcctgctacacacacacgccatcACACACGA GGTTTTACTGGCCAACACCAACGAGTTGATCGAGATGCAGACGAAGAACGACTCCTCAGACCCACGAAGCAGCTCAACTTACTATGAGAGATATCACAGTCTGGAGGAC ATCTATTATTGGATAGACAGGATCACACAGGACAACCCCAGCTCGGTCAAGGCTATTCTCATTGGCTCCTCAACTGAAAAGCGACCACTGTATGCTCTAAAG TTAACTCtaaataacaaaccaaacaagaaAGCAATGTGGATCGACTGTGGAATCCACGCCAGAGAGTGGATCGCTCCTGCTTTCTGCTTATGGTTTGTGCAATAT tCTTTGTCATATTATAATACAAACCAGGACATTACCAGAATACTGGACAACATGGACGTCTACGTGCTGCCCGTCATGAACCCTGATGGATACGAGTTCACGTGGACGACA aacAGGATGTGGAGGAAGAACCGCTCCGTCAGCAGAAACAGCAACTGCATCGGAGTGGACCTCAACAGGAACTTTGACGCCAACTGGTGCA CTCAGGGGGCGTCTCCTGACCCCTGCTCCGAGATCTACTGCGGCGCCTATCCAGAGTCGGAGCCCGAGTCTGAGGCCGTGGCCAACTTCCTGCGCAACCACAAAGATTCGGTCCAGTTCTACCTCTCCATCCACTCCTACTCTCAGATGCTGCTCTTCCCGTACTCCTGCACCTTGGAGGAAGCGGAGAACCACAGGGACCTG CTTGAGATGGCCCGAGAAGCTGCCCAGAAAATCCAAAGACATTACAGGAACATCTATAAATATGGTGCTGGAGCAAAGACAATAT ACCTGGCGCCTGGGGGTTCTGATGACTGGGCGTACAACCTCGGCATCAAATACTCCTTCACGTTTGAGCTGCAGGACCGCGGGAGTTACGGCTTCCTCCTGCCACCCTCTCAGATTGCCAGGGCCTGCAATGAAGCTCTGATCGCTGTGAAGACCATCGCTCTGAAGGTTATTGAGAAAACACAAGATCCCACAGGTTCTCCTCGAGCTGCCTGA
- the alg11 gene encoding GDP-Man:Man(3)GlcNAc(2)-PP-Dol alpha-1,2-mannosyltransferase, which yields MCCWWSVVKMSGHDQLVHCLCELTGLLWKLLLPLVFLCVLLIAVLVLLVLAVRLWLQSNRNARRARDNRPTVAFFHPYCNAGGGGERVLWCAIRSLQNRYADINIVVYTGDQGVTGPQIVDGAVRRFNIALPRPVHFVFLRHRLLVEPGLFPHFTLLGQSVGSIFLGWEALTEFVPDLYIDSMGYAFTLPLFRYLGGCSVGSYVHYPTVSTDMLSVVRERNPRFNNPDYVTNNLFLSAFKVVYYCLFALLYGMAGSCSDLIMVNSSWTLDHILSLWRAPNRTHVVYPPCDVSGFLDIPLEEDGDRKQHSIVSVGQFRPEKDHRLQIRAFKKVLDGRRAGGGGREALKLVLVGGCRNQEDEDRVLMLRGLCQELGVGEQVEFKLNVTFQELKSEMGGATIGLHTMWNEHFGIGVVECMAAGKVILAHKTGGPKLDIVVPFEGGQTGFLAEDEDSYAEAIERILAMTPASRLELRRNARQSVARFSDQEFDACFLAAMEPLMGTLER from the exons ATGTGTTGTTGGTGGAGTGTTGTCAAGATGTCGGGCCACGATCAGCTCGTCCACTGCCTGTGCGAGTTAACCGG CTTGCTGTGGAAGTTGCTGCTGCCGCTGgtgttcctgtgtgtgctgctgatcgcggtgctggtgctgctggtgctcgCCGTACGTCTCTGGCTGCAGAGCAACAGGAACGCTCGGCGGGCGAGAGACAACCGTCCCACCGTGGCCTTCTTCCACCCGTACTGCAACGCCGGCGGCGGGGGGGAGAGGGTGCTCTGGTGCGCCATCAGATCACTTCAGAACCG ATATGCAGACATCAACATTGTGGTGTACACAGGAGACCAGGGGGTGACCGGCCCACAGATCGTGGACGGGGCGGTGCGCCGCTTCAACATCGCGCTCCCGCGGCCGGTTCACTTTGTTTTCCTGAGGCACCGCCTGCTGGTGGAGCCCGGCCTGTTTCCTCACTTCACCCTGCTGGGGCAGAGCGTGGGCTCCATCTTCCTCGGGTGGGAGGCGCTGACGGAGTTCGTCCCGGACCTTTACATCGACTCCATGGGCTACGCCTTCACGCTGCCGCTGTTTCGCTACCTGGGAGGCTGCAGCGTGGGGAGCTACGTTCACTACCCGACCGTCAGCACTGACATGCTGTCTGtagtgagagagaggaaccccag GTTCAACAACCCCGACTACGTCACCAACAATCTGTTCCTGAGTGCCTTCAAGGTGGTCTACTACTGCCTCTTCGCCCTGCTCTACGGCATGGCCGGCTCCTGCAGCGACCTCATCATGGTCAACTCCTCCTGGACCCTCGACCACATCCTCTCCCTGTGGCGCGCGCCCAACCGCACCCACGTGGTCTACCCGCCCTGCGACGTCAGCGGCTTCCTGGACATCCCgctggaggaggacggagacaggaagcagcactCCATCGTCTCCGTCGGGCAGTTCCGGCCCGAGAAGGACCACCGGCTGCAGATCCGAGCCTTCAAGAAGGTGCTGGACGGCAGgagggcgggcggggggggcagggaggcGCTGAAGCTGGTTCTGGTCGGCGGGTGCAGGAaccaggaggacgaggacaggGTGCTCATGCTGAGGGGGCTGTGCCAGGAGCTGGGTGTGGGCGAACAGGTGGAGTTCAAGCTGAATGTGACCTTCCAGGAGCTGAAGAGCGAGATGGGCGGAGCCACCATCGGACTTCACACCATGTGGAACGAACACTTTGGAATAG GCGTTGTGGAGTGTATGGCAGCAGGGAAGGTCATTCTCGCCCACAAGACCGGCGGCCCCAAGCTGGACATCGTGGTTCCTTTCGAGGGCGGCCAGACGGGCTTCCTGGCCGAGGACGAGGACAGCTACGCCGAGGCGATCGAGAGGATCCTGGCCATGACCCCGGCCAGCCGGCTGGAGCTCCGACGCAACGCACGCCAGTCGGTGGCTCGCTTCTCAGATCAGGAGTTCGACGCCTGCTTCCTGGCTGCGATGGAGCCGCTGATGGGAACGCTGGAacgatga
- the spp2 gene encoding secreted phosphoprotein 24, with the protein MLVKMRSLVLLLVLLQTLGASGGRRYNSERSNRGLKAAVAGLNSVYDGSHLYRATRSSVKKVVPLGLNTDDLLMVFTVKETQCARGSGSDPQTCPFRQGFLVPSFTCSSRVRVFPTSAQVASLRCGKDSSSSSESSSSSESSEEKSSRRRHQFTAQFETRVPAPSAAPSAPPPPPPEETADEHPVRGDTFSNFLV; encoded by the exons ATGCTAGTCAAGATGAGGTCACTCGTGCTCCTCCTGGTCCTGCTGCAGACTCTGGGAGCCTCAG GCGGGCGGCGGTACAACTCCGAGCGGTCCAACCGAGGCCTCAAAGCCGCTGTGGCAGGACTCAACTCAGTGTATGACGGCAGCCATCTCTACAGGGCGACCCGCAGCTCAGTCAAAAAG GTTGTTCCTTTGGGCCTGAACACCGATGACCTGCTGATGGTTTTCACCGTTAAAGAGACGCAGTGTGCGAGGGGGTCCGGGAGCGACCCGCAGACGTGTCCCTTCAGACAGGGATTCCTTGTG CCCTCGTTCACCTGCTCCAGTCGGGTGAGGGTGTTCCCCACCTCGGCCCAGGTGGCGTCTCTGAGATGTGGAAAggacagcagctccagctccgagtccagctccagctcagagtccagtgaggag AAGTCCTCAAGAAGGAGACACCAGTTCACCGCTCAATTTGAAACCAGAG TCCCAGCTCCTTCTGCAGCTccttctgcacctcctcctcctcctcctgaagagACGGCGGATGAGCATCCCGTACGAGGAGACACTTTCAGCAACTTCCTGGTGTGA